A portion of the Micromonospora vinacea genome contains these proteins:
- a CDS encoding RluA family pseudouridine synthase produces the protein MTSAFAAGGDHRSLPVPDGLDGMRLDQAVSRLFGLSRTAAAALVDAGDALVDGSARPNSHKVKAGSWLDVTLPAPVAPPTVVPQAVPGLRVVYADDDIVVVDKPVGVAAHPSPGWTGPTVIGALAAIGHRISTSGAAERQGVVHRLDVGTTGIMVVAKSEQAYTALKRAFKYREVDKGYHAVVQGHLDPLRGTVDAPIDRHPTHDYRWAVVSGGKPSITHYDTLEAFPAASLVDVRLETGRTHQIRVHFSTLRHPCVGDLTYGADPTLSARLGLARQWLHARELSFLHPRTGDEVRFVSDYPDDLDRALQILRD, from the coding sequence ATGACCTCCGCGTTCGCCGCTGGCGGCGACCACCGTTCCCTTCCCGTTCCGGACGGCCTCGACGGCATGCGCCTGGACCAGGCCGTGTCCCGCCTGTTCGGGCTCTCCCGCACCGCCGCCGCGGCCCTGGTCGACGCCGGCGACGCACTGGTGGACGGCTCCGCCCGACCCAACTCGCACAAGGTCAAGGCCGGCTCCTGGCTGGACGTCACGCTGCCCGCCCCGGTCGCACCGCCGACAGTGGTGCCGCAGGCGGTGCCCGGCCTGCGGGTGGTCTACGCCGACGACGACATCGTCGTGGTCGACAAGCCGGTCGGGGTGGCCGCGCACCCGAGCCCCGGGTGGACCGGGCCGACGGTGATCGGCGCGCTCGCCGCGATCGGGCACCGCATCTCCACCAGCGGCGCCGCCGAGCGCCAGGGTGTGGTGCACCGGCTCGACGTGGGCACCACCGGGATCATGGTGGTGGCCAAGAGCGAGCAGGCGTACACGGCGTTGAAGCGGGCCTTCAAGTACCGCGAGGTCGACAAGGGCTACCACGCGGTGGTGCAGGGGCACCTGGACCCGCTGCGGGGCACCGTCGACGCTCCGATCGACAGGCATCCCACCCACGACTACCGGTGGGCGGTGGTCTCCGGCGGCAAGCCGAGCATCACCCACTACGACACCCTGGAGGCGTTCCCGGCGGCGAGCCTGGTCGACGTCCGGCTGGAGACCGGCCGGACCCACCAGATCCGGGTCCACTTCTCCACCCTGCGGCACCCCTGCGTGGGTGACCTCACCTACGGCGCCGATCCCACCCTCTCGGCCCGTCTCGGCCTGGCCCGACAGTGGCTGCACGCCCGCGAACTGAGCTTTTTGCACCCCCGAACGGGGGACGAGGTCCGGTTCGTCAGCGACTACCCTGACGACCTGGACCGTGCGCTCCAGATCCTGCGTGACTGA
- a CDS encoding histidinol-phosphate transaminase — protein MTSLDDLPIRADLRGLSPYGAPQLDVPVRLNTNENSHPVPEPVVEAIGKALAAELRELNRYPDRDAVALRADLAEYLGHGLTVDQVWAANGSNEIQQQLLQAFGGPGRTALGFVPAYSMHPLLALGTSTRWVPAARGVDFGLTAEEAVDQVREHRPDVVFLCSPNNPTGTALDPAVIAAVLDVAPGMVVVDEAYAEFARPGTVSALAVLPGHPRLVVTRTMSKAFGFAGGRLGYLAADPAVVRAVQLVRLPYHLSALTQAAARAAVAHRDALLGTVSAIMAQRDRIVATLRERGLRVADSDANFVLFEVGGDQTVVWNALLAQGVLVRDVGLPGWLRVTAGTAAETDAFLSAMETSQ, from the coding sequence GTGACCAGCCTGGACGATCTGCCGATCCGCGCCGACCTGCGCGGGCTGTCGCCGTACGGGGCGCCGCAACTGGACGTGCCGGTGCGGCTCAACACCAACGAGAACTCGCACCCGGTGCCGGAGCCGGTGGTCGAGGCGATCGGCAAGGCGCTCGCGGCCGAGCTGCGCGAGCTGAACCGCTACCCGGACCGGGACGCGGTGGCGCTCCGCGCCGACCTGGCCGAATATCTCGGGCACGGGCTCACCGTCGACCAGGTGTGGGCGGCCAACGGTTCCAACGAGATCCAGCAGCAACTGCTCCAGGCGTTCGGCGGGCCGGGGCGCACCGCGCTCGGTTTCGTTCCGGCGTACTCGATGCACCCGCTGCTGGCCCTCGGCACCAGCACCCGGTGGGTGCCCGCGGCGCGCGGCGTCGACTTCGGGCTGACCGCCGAGGAGGCGGTCGACCAGGTCCGCGAGCACCGGCCGGACGTGGTCTTCCTCTGCTCGCCGAACAACCCCACCGGCACGGCACTGGACCCGGCGGTGATCGCCGCGGTGCTCGACGTCGCGCCCGGCATGGTGGTCGTCGACGAGGCGTACGCCGAGTTCGCCCGGCCCGGGACGGTCAGCGCCCTCGCGGTGCTGCCCGGCCACCCGCGGTTGGTGGTCACCCGGACGATGAGCAAGGCTTTCGGCTTCGCCGGCGGCCGGCTGGGTTACCTGGCCGCCGACCCGGCGGTGGTGCGGGCGGTGCAGCTCGTCCGTTTGCCGTACCATCTCTCCGCGCTCACCCAGGCCGCCGCACGCGCGGCGGTGGCCCACCGTGATGCCCTTCTCGGTACGGTGAGCGCGATCATGGCGCAGCGGGACCGGATCGTGGCGACGCTGCGCGAGCGGGGGTTGCGGGTCGCCGACAGCGACGCCAACTTCGTGCTCTTCGAGGTGGGCGGCGACCAGACCGTCGTCTGGAACGCCCTGCTGGCGCAGGGGGTGCTGGTCCGTGACGTCGGCCTGCCCGGCTGGCTGCGGGTGACCGCCGGCACCGCCGCCGAGACCGACGCCTTCCTTTCTGCAATGGAGACTTCGCAATGA
- the hisD gene encoding histidinol dehydrogenase yields the protein MLNRIDLRDGLGDPRRLLPRAQLDVSVAVERIRPLVEAVREHGYPAIREASERFDGISPEVLRVPVEAITEAEGVLDPAVRAALLESIARARRVHADQRRTDHTTQVVPGGTVTERWLPVDRVGLYVPGGLAMYPSTVVMNVVPAQAAGVRSLVVVSPPQKDNGGLPDPRVLAACALLGVDEVYAVGGAQAVAMLAYGAAVDPAGELRCDPVDLITGPGNIWVTAAKRLLRGVVGIDAEAGPTEIAILADDTADPAHVAADLISQAEHDPLAASVLVTPSVALVEAVEAELARQVPATKHTERVTTALTGEQSGVVLVDDLEAGLRVVDAYAAEHLEIQTVDAREWALRVRNAGAIFVGAWSPVSLGDYCAGSNHVLPTGGCSRHSSGLSVQSFLRGVHLIEYTEAALRDVAPHVVTLANVEDLPAHGQAVQARFPGGGPA from the coding sequence GTGCTGAATCGGATCGACCTGCGCGACGGTCTCGGTGACCCGCGCCGCCTGCTGCCCCGTGCCCAGCTCGACGTGTCCGTCGCCGTCGAGCGCATCCGGCCCCTGGTGGAGGCGGTCCGTGAGCATGGGTACCCAGCGATCCGGGAGGCGAGCGAACGGTTCGACGGCATCTCCCCGGAGGTGCTGCGGGTGCCGGTCGAGGCGATCACCGAGGCGGAGGGCGTGCTCGACCCGGCGGTGCGTGCCGCGCTGCTGGAGTCCATCGCCCGGGCCCGTCGGGTGCACGCCGACCAGCGGCGCACCGACCACACCACCCAGGTGGTGCCCGGCGGCACTGTCACCGAGCGGTGGCTGCCGGTCGACCGGGTCGGTCTCTACGTGCCCGGTGGCCTGGCGATGTACCCGTCGACGGTGGTGATGAACGTGGTGCCGGCCCAGGCGGCCGGGGTGCGCTCACTGGTGGTGGTCAGCCCGCCGCAGAAGGACAACGGCGGCCTGCCCGACCCCCGGGTGCTCGCCGCGTGCGCGCTGCTCGGCGTCGACGAGGTGTACGCGGTGGGCGGGGCCCAGGCGGTGGCGATGCTGGCGTACGGCGCTGCGGTGGACCCGGCGGGTGAGCTGCGGTGCGACCCGGTCGACCTGATCACCGGCCCCGGCAACATCTGGGTGACCGCCGCGAAGCGGCTGCTGCGCGGCGTGGTCGGCATCGACGCCGAGGCCGGGCCGACCGAGATCGCCATCCTGGCCGACGACACGGCCGACCCGGCGCACGTGGCCGCCGACCTGATCAGTCAGGCCGAGCACGACCCGCTCGCCGCGAGCGTGCTGGTCACCCCGTCGGTGGCCTTGGTCGAGGCGGTCGAGGCGGAGTTGGCCCGGCAGGTGCCGGCGACCAAGCACACCGAGCGGGTCACCACGGCGCTGACCGGTGAGCAGAGCGGCGTGGTCCTGGTCGACGACCTCGAGGCGGGGCTGCGGGTGGTCGACGCGTACGCAGCCGAGCACCTGGAGATCCAGACGGTCGACGCCCGGGAGTGGGCGCTGCGCGTCCGCAACGCCGGGGCGATCTTCGTGGGCGCCTGGTCGCCGGTGTCGCTCGGCGACTACTGCGCCGGGTCCAACCACGTGCTGCCCACCGGCGGCTGTTCCCGGCACTCCTCCGGCCTGTCGGTGCAGTCCTTCCTGCGCGGCGTGCACCTGATCGAATACACCGAGGCCGCGCTGCGCGACGTGGCCCCGCACGTGGTCACCCTTGCCAACGTGGAGGACCTGCCCGCGCACGGCCAGGCGGTCCAGGCCCGCTTCCCGGGAGGAGGACCGGCGTGA
- the lspA gene encoding signal peptidase II, whose protein sequence is MTAVPSAEPGRTDPGGGTRRPRAVAILAGVALVALLADLVTKHLALAALTDREPVRLLGGFVYLSLTRNSGAAWSIGADHTWVFPLITIGVVGWIVWMALRLRSLPWAVSLGLVLGGALGNLVDRIFRAPSPFHGHVVDMISLFDPYGQVWPVFNLADSSLVCGVLLAVLLELTGRQRDGRRAGRDSDPATTDATSGAEQRERA, encoded by the coding sequence ATGACCGCAGTACCGTCCGCCGAACCCGGCCGCACCGACCCGGGCGGCGGCACCCGCCGGCCCCGGGCCGTCGCGATTCTCGCCGGAGTCGCCCTGGTGGCCCTGCTGGCCGACCTGGTCACCAAGCACCTGGCGCTGGCCGCGCTGACCGACCGCGAGCCGGTCCGGCTGCTCGGCGGGTTCGTCTACCTGAGCCTGACCCGCAACAGCGGCGCGGCCTGGAGCATCGGCGCGGACCACACCTGGGTCTTCCCGCTGATCACCATCGGGGTGGTCGGCTGGATCGTCTGGATGGCACTGCGGCTGCGCTCGCTGCCCTGGGCGGTCTCCCTCGGCCTGGTGCTCGGCGGCGCGTTGGGCAACCTCGTCGACCGGATCTTCCGGGCGCCGTCCCCCTTCCACGGGCACGTGGTCGACATGATCAGCCTCTTCGACCCGTACGGTCAGGTCTGGCCGGTGTTCAACCTGGCCGACAGTTCGCTGGTCTGCGGTGTGTTGCTGGCCGTCCTGTTGGAGCTGACCGGCCGCCAGCGTGACGGCCGGCGGGCGGGCCGCGACAGCGACCCGGCCACCACTGACGCCACCTCGGGCGCCGAGCAGAGGGAGCGGGCATGA
- a CDS encoding AAA family ATPase, translating to MEGSETGWGRPAEPAPRWRALLDRARLGGRGTEQTEPERHGEEPPPDPLPRRAAPNGYAGRAPAIGHPADLSYGAEPGYRAEATYRVDSAYRAEPAYRAEPDYRAEPAYRTEPGYQAEPDYRAEPAYRTEQPDYRAEPGYRAEPGYRAEPGYRAEPGYRAEPDYRAEPGYRAEPDYRAEPTYRPEPEPPARGPDPVPSRYALLDNGYRPGDPPIESRYALLETGYQPETGYPAAAPPPPPIAPPPAPPVVLPVPPAPAPAVGSAVAERAYPARIEWRPPAVDPEQERANGVLQRDLGTPRVFAFANPKGGVHKTTATVLAAATVGSVRGKGVLAWDDNELRGTLGLRAGSARHARTIRHLISDLAQIEILEGATLLDRLDDYLRHASDGSYDVLAGEESPRFAQRLDQFTVRRVLELLRRTHDVVCVDTGNNVESPNWRTVMQAADQLVVTTVPREDAAFSADWMLDLLHEEGMGELADNAITLISCPTPGRSTLQDDLERHFATRTRGVAVVPYDPALETGSSIEYHQLQPETRQAWLRAAAMMVEPFAR from the coding sequence GTGGAGGGCAGTGAGACCGGCTGGGGCCGGCCGGCCGAACCAGCGCCGCGGTGGCGCGCGTTGTTGGACCGTGCCCGGCTGGGCGGTCGCGGCACGGAGCAGACCGAGCCGGAGCGGCACGGTGAGGAGCCGCCACCGGATCCGCTGCCACGGCGTGCGGCCCCCAACGGCTACGCCGGGCGGGCACCCGCCATCGGGCATCCGGCCGACCTGTCGTACGGCGCGGAGCCTGGTTACCGGGCCGAGGCGACCTACCGGGTCGACAGTGCCTACCGGGCCGAGCCCGCCTACCGGGCGGAGCCGGATTACCGCGCGGAGCCGGCGTACCGGACCGAGCCGGGTTATCAGGCCGAGCCGGACTATCGAGCGGAGCCGGCGTACCGGACCGAGCAGCCGGACTACCGCGCTGAGCCCGGCTACCGGGCTGAGCCGGGCTACCGGGCCGAGCCGGGCTACCGGGCCGAGCCGGGCTACCGCGCCGAGCCGGACTATCGCGCCGAGCCGGGCTACCGGGCCGAGCCGGACTACCGGGCCGAGCCGACGTACCGGCCCGAACCCGAGCCGCCGGCGCGCGGCCCCGACCCGGTTCCGTCGCGCTACGCCCTGCTCGACAACGGCTACCGGCCGGGCGACCCGCCGATCGAGTCGCGGTACGCGCTGCTGGAGACCGGCTACCAGCCGGAGACCGGCTACCCGGCCGCCGCGCCGCCACCCCCGCCGATCGCCCCACCGCCCGCGCCGCCGGTCGTCCTACCCGTTCCGCCGGCACCCGCCCCAGCGGTCGGCTCGGCGGTCGCCGAGCGTGCCTACCCGGCGCGGATCGAGTGGCGGCCACCGGCCGTGGACCCGGAGCAGGAACGCGCCAACGGGGTGCTCCAGCGGGACCTGGGCACGCCCCGGGTGTTCGCCTTCGCCAACCCCAAGGGCGGGGTGCACAAGACCACCGCCACAGTGCTCGCCGCAGCGACCGTCGGCAGCGTCCGCGGCAAGGGCGTGCTGGCCTGGGACGACAACGAGCTGCGCGGCACCCTCGGCCTGCGCGCCGGCAGCGCCCGGCACGCCCGGACGATCCGGCACCTGATCAGCGACCTGGCCCAGATCGAGATCCTGGAGGGCGCGACCCTGCTGGACCGGCTGGACGACTACCTGCGGCACGCCTCCGACGGCTCGTACGACGTGCTGGCCGGGGAGGAGAGCCCGCGCTTCGCCCAGCGACTGGACCAGTTCACCGTCCGGCGGGTGCTGGAGCTGCTGCGGCGCACCCACGACGTGGTCTGCGTGGACACCGGCAACAACGTGGAGAGCCCCAACTGGCGCACGGTGATGCAGGCCGCCGACCAGCTGGTGGTGACCACAGTGCCCAGGGAGGACGCGGCGTTCAGCGCGGACTGGATGCTCGACCTGCTGCATGAGGAGGGCATGGGCGAGTTGGCGGACAACGCGATCACCCTCATCTCCTGCCCGACCCCGGGTCGCTCGACCCTCCAGGACGACCTGGAGCGGCACTTCGCCACCCGTACCCGGGGCGTGGCCGTCGTGCCGTACGACCCGGCTCTGGAGACCGGGTCGTCGATCGAGTACCACCAGCTCCAGCCGGAGACCCGGCAGGCGTGGCTGCGGGCCGCGGCGATGATGGTCGAGCCGTTCGCCCGGTGA
- a CDS encoding DUF2567 domain-containing protein: MSPDNPDPERPVDEPDQPAPPRTPDEKPSQVDPSAETAPSGSDPGQVPASAAYQSSLELRFDEPRRPLRAVATVLGAVLALAALGVPLGLLWAALAPDTPVLKTAEGAIYAEPQPEQPIAADGWFSLLGLAFGLIVALALWFVLRRRRGPVGLLAAVLGALVAAPVAWQVGRRIGLATFDRLLATAPAGQAFSKPADLRAGGVDWLLGVLPVPHGNLLLPAFGAAVMYTLLAGWSRWPGLRPEPEPGEFSWVSAGTPAPTAAPEPPAPDAAEPPRG, from the coding sequence GTGAGCCCGGACAACCCCGACCCTGAGCGGCCCGTCGACGAGCCCGACCAACCCGCGCCACCCCGTACGCCGGACGAGAAACCGTCGCAGGTCGACCCGTCGGCGGAGACGGCGCCGAGCGGGTCCGACCCTGGCCAGGTGCCGGCCTCGGCGGCGTACCAGAGCTCGCTGGAGCTTCGGTTCGACGAGCCGCGTCGACCGCTGCGTGCCGTGGCGACCGTGCTGGGGGCCGTGCTCGCGCTGGCCGCGCTGGGTGTCCCGCTCGGGTTGCTCTGGGCCGCGCTCGCGCCGGACACTCCGGTGCTCAAGACCGCCGAGGGGGCGATCTACGCCGAGCCGCAACCGGAACAGCCGATCGCCGCCGACGGCTGGTTCAGCCTGCTCGGGCTGGCCTTCGGGCTGATCGTGGCGCTCGCCCTGTGGTTCGTGCTGCGTCGGCGGCGCGGCCCGGTCGGGCTGCTCGCCGCGGTGCTCGGCGCGCTTGTCGCCGCACCGGTGGCCTGGCAGGTGGGGCGACGGATCGGCCTGGCGACCTTCGACCGGTTGCTGGCCACCGCCCCGGCCGGGCAGGCGTTCAGCAAACCCGCCGACCTGCGCGCCGGTGGGGTGGACTGGCTGCTCGGCGTGCTGCCGGTGCCGCACGGCAACCTGCTGCTGCCGGCGTTCGGGGCCGCTGTCATGTACACCCTGCTGGCCGGCTGGTCGCGGTGGCCGGGGCTACGCCCGGAGCCCGAGCCGGGGGAGTTCAGTTGGGTGTCGGCGGGGACGCCAGCTCCGACAGCGGCACCGGAACCGCCCGCACCTGACGCAGCAGAGCCGCCTCGCGGTTGA
- a CDS encoding TraR/DksA family transcriptional regulator: MAKPSDTRTAGRKPVAKATRSTAETEKIRAALAARRDELRAEYDQTLSEITELQRDRLTDSAGDDQADTGTKTLEREQEISLANSILERITQVERALERLDEGGYGWCERCGNPIPVERLAAFPSATLCVTCKQLEERR, from the coding sequence ATGGCGAAGCCATCCGACACCAGGACCGCCGGGCGCAAGCCGGTGGCCAAGGCCACCCGCAGCACCGCGGAGACCGAGAAGATCCGGGCGGCGCTGGCGGCGCGGCGGGACGAGCTTCGTGCCGAGTACGATCAGACGCTGAGTGAGATCACCGAGCTGCAGCGCGATCGGCTGACCGACTCGGCCGGGGACGACCAGGCCGACACGGGCACCAAGACGCTCGAGCGGGAGCAGGAGATCTCTCTCGCCAACAGCATTCTGGAACGGATCACGCAGGTGGAGCGCGCTCTGGAGCGCCTCGACGAGGGTGGTTACGGCTGGTGCGAGCGGTGCGGCAACCCGATCCCGGTCGAGCGCCTCGCCGCCTTCCCGTCAGCCACCCTGTGTGTGACGTGCAAGCAGCTGGAGGAGCGGCGCTGA
- a CDS encoding LON peptidase substrate-binding domain-containing protein has translation MTARLPVFPLATVLFPGLVLPLHIFEERYRALVRHLVDLPEGAPREFGVVAIQAGWEVAPAGPGARATPGVGEVTLHEVGCTAELRQVTELADGGFDIVTVGRRRFRIAEVDDSAEPYLTADVEWLPDPGGPDEVADLLAARVIAVFRQYLGLIRSDPEEISEQLPEDPTVLSHLVAATAALTVDDRQRLLAIDDTASRLRAELRLLNREAALLRQVRAVPVPLSELASPPTPN, from the coding sequence GTGACCGCACGGCTGCCGGTGTTCCCGCTCGCAACGGTGCTCTTTCCCGGGTTGGTGCTGCCGCTGCACATCTTCGAGGAGCGTTACCGGGCGCTGGTCCGACACCTGGTCGACCTGCCCGAGGGCGCCCCGCGTGAGTTCGGCGTGGTGGCCATCCAGGCCGGCTGGGAGGTCGCGCCCGCCGGTCCCGGCGCCCGGGCGACGCCGGGCGTCGGCGAGGTGACTCTGCACGAGGTGGGCTGCACCGCCGAGCTGCGCCAGGTGACCGAGCTGGCCGATGGTGGTTTCGACATCGTCACCGTCGGTCGCCGTCGGTTCCGGATCGCCGAGGTCGACGACAGCGCCGAGCCCTACCTGACCGCCGACGTCGAGTGGCTGCCCGACCCGGGCGGCCCGGACGAGGTGGCCGATCTGCTGGCCGCCCGGGTGATCGCTGTGTTCCGGCAGTACCTCGGCCTGATCCGCTCCGACCCGGAGGAGATCTCCGAGCAACTGCCGGAGGACCCGACCGTGCTCTCGCACCTGGTGGCGGCGACCGCGGCGCTCACCGTCGACGACCGGCAGCGGCTGCTGGCCATCGACGACACCGCCTCCCGGCTCCGCGCCGAGCTGCGGCTGCTCAACCGCGAGGCGGCTCTGCTGCGTCAGGTGCGGGCGGTTCCGGTGCCGCTGTCGGAGCTGGCGTCCCCGCCGACACCCAACTGA